TCGCGTCGGGAAGATTCAGGGGGTCGGCCTTCTCCGAAAAATTGATGGTGTCGCATTTGCGGCTGAACTCGTAGGACAGAAAACCGATGCCGCCCGCCGGGAAAGGCATGCCGGCAGAGGGGATGCTGTGCTGATTGGAGAAATAGGCCAGGACATCGAGAATATCCCTGGCTCCCGAGCGCACCCGTTTACGGCTCCCCTTCTCCGTTATATAAATGTCATCCCCTTCCTGGGAGACGCGGAAAGCCTCATGAACCATGAGAATCGAGTATCGGGAGCGTCCTCTCGAAAAAGCCGCCGATTCAAGTATTATCCTGGCATTCAGTTTATCGGCCAGAGCAAAAGGGGTAAACCGTTCGCCGGGCAGTGTTCTGATTATGGTATCCATCCGTTTTTCCGGCATCAGATCCTCCAATTAATTCACATGTATCTACGTATAGATACATTGATGATTTCCCCGATTCTATAGAGAGAAACATCTTTAGTCAATAACTTTTTCTTTTTTCCTCCCCTGTTGACAGAAATTTTCTGTTGCGTTATATTCACAAAGGTCTTGCCGCTGTAGCTCAGTCGGTAGAGCAGAGGACTGAAAATCCTTGTGTCGTGAGTTCAAATCTCACCGGTGGCAATGGGGCTGATACTTCGTGTATCAGCCTCTTTTTTTTACCCGCATTGACAAAGCTCACCTTTAAGTCTATTTCTTTATTATGGTCAAACGGAAAATTGAAAATCCGGACTTTCTTGAGAATTCCGGAAACAGGGAGCAGGACAAACTGACCTCCTTCCTGCTCGGCGGCGGTAAAATGAGAGCCGTTTTGTGCAACGGCTCCCTTATGATCAACCAGATGAGAGCGAATCATCAGCTGCAGATTGCCGAAACGCTAATCCTCGGTCGCAATTACCTGGCAGCCTCCCTGCTGTCAGCCAATCTCAAAGAAGAGGATGTCATAAAAATCCAGGTCAGCTGTTCCGGCCCCCTCGGCGGACTTAACGTTGAAGCCGACCACAATCACAACGTGCGGGGATATCTCTTCAACAATCCTATCAACGCGCCTGATCCCGGATCCATGGCTCTGTCGGATTATTTCGGCGCGGGAGTCCTCTCCTTTACAAGACTCAACCGCATGACGAATAAACCTTTTACCGGGCAGATTGAAATTCAATACGGCAATACGGCCCGTGATCTGGCGTACTATTTCACAGCTTCGGAACAACTGGCTACGGCATTTAAGCTGGATGTCTCATTCAGTGACGACGGCAATGTCAAAGGCGCGGGGGGGCTGCTCATTCAGGCCCTTCCCGGAACCGATGACGAATTGCTTTTGGAAGCGGAGAAGACCATTCTGGATCTTCCCTCGCTGGGACAATGGTTTGCCGATGACAAAACTTCGGAGAGCTTTATATCAGAAAGACTCGCCTCGCTCGAACCTCAGATTCTGGCCTCCTCCGACACAGAGTTTTTCTGCCCCTGCAGCAAAGAGCGGATCAGAGTGCACATCAGCGCCCTGCCCGATACGGATAAACAGGACATCATCAGCAAAAACGATTTCCCGATAAAATCCCTTTGTCATAATTGCGGAACCTCCTATCTTTTTTCCCGGGAAGAGAGTATGGAACTGTTTATTAAGGAAAAAAAACTTCAATAGAGAGAAGAAACCATGGGCGATGGCGCGCCTCTTCACGAAGCGCTTTTTGAAAACGGAGTTTACCCCCTTATCATTATGGAACTGAAAAGTGAAAGGATAATCCGGGTAAACAACGTTTTTAAAGAATGGTTCCGCACCGATGAACCGTCATTCCGCTCAATATCCCTAAGGGGTGGAAGTAAGCAGCTGGCTGTGCGGCTGGAACAGAATCCGGTTGTCCGAGACATGGAACTATCAATCATTCACGGCAATGGAAAGAAAGTCGCCTGTCTGGGAACAGCCCATAAAATCAGGGAAAACAGAACCGAAAGAACCCTGATCGTCATTCATGAATCTCTCGAAACGAGCCGGCAGACCGCGGTTCTGAAGCGCAAATCCTTCAACCTCTATACTCTTTCGCAGAACATCGATATGGCCTTCTGGTCCGTAGATACCCAGATGTCTCTGGTCGATTACAACAACCATTTCTCCAAACTGCTCGAAACCGCAGATAAACCGGTTAAGCCCCCTCTTCCCGATATTATGGACGTCGACTGGAAAGCGAGATACGAAGCGGCTTTGCGCGGGGAGAAAAAAGAATATAACGATTTCTACCGGGGAAAGAACCTCATAACCAAGTTATCGCCGATCTACACCGATTACGGAGAAGTAGCCGGAGTCAGCGCGACAATACGTGATATTACTGATGAAATAAACCGGAGAAAAAACCTGGAAGTGCTTCATCAGCGGTTCAACAGCATTCTGGATTCTGCGACCGATGCGGCTATCATAGCCACCGATCCCCAGGGCATAATCCGTCAGTTCAACCGTGGGGCTTCCGTTATGCTGGGTTATACGCCGGAAGAGATCATCGGAAAAAGGGATCTGCTGCACTTCTATGCGCCGTCATTTCTAAGAGAGATCAAAAACTACATCAGGGCGGAAAAGGGCGTCAGGCTGAAAAGCTCTCAGATATTTTCCTGGCTGACAGATAATCCCGATTTGATAAATAATATGGAATGGCGCTTTATCAATAAACAGCGCCGGACGATTGATGTGAAAATCAGCCTCTCAACCGTACTGATGGAAGATCAGTCCTACGCGGGAATACTGCTGATCGCCCAGGATATATCGGAACTGAAGAGGATCAGGGAAGAACTGGAAATATCCAAAATGCAGGCCGAAGAGATGAGCCGGACGAAAACATCATTTCTGGCCAATATGTCCCATGAGATCCGGACCCCTCTGAACGGAATCATCGGCATGGCCGACCTGCTGAAAAATACCCCATTAACCGATATGCAGCAGAACCAGGTTTCAATCGTTCTCAAAAGCGCCAATACCCTTCTCCTCCTGATAAATGACATATTGGATTACACAAGGATCGAAGCGGGCAAATTCAAACTGGGACTGGCATCATTCAGCATGAGAAATCTGCTCGAAGACATCATCGAAATGATGGCTGTCAGTTTCAAGGAAAAAAATATCCGGTTTAAAGTCAACATTGACGAACAGGTGACGGACAGACTGGTAGGCGACCCCCGCAGGATAAAACAGATACTCCTCAACCTTGTGGGAAACGCGCTGAAGTTTACCAATAAAGGTTTTATTGAAGTGCAAATCAGCCAGATAAACGAAGGAATGGGTGATCTGACTCTCTATATAAGAGTCATTGATACGGGCATCGGCATTTCTGAAGAGGAGAAAGAGAAACTCTTCCAGTCATTCTCACAGGCCGATTCGTCGACAACAAGAAAATTCGGCGGTTCAGGCCTCGGACTGGCTATCTCCAAAGAGCTGGTATCAATGATGGAAGGGGAAATCGGAATGGACAGCCGCCCGGGAGAAGGCTCCACTTTCTGGTTCACCATTAAACTGGCCCGCGATGTAAGGGAACTGGAAAACCTTAAAGCGATCGTCATCAATGGAAACGCTGTCAGCAGGAAAGCCTTAATGAGAAGATTGAAATCACTCCATATGGAAGCAGCCGGAGCCTCAGAGTTTGAAGATTTGACGAAAAAAGAGATTGCCACGGCCGATGTGATACTGGTCCATGAAAATCTGACAAACCGGGATTGGCGAAACAGCGCAGGAGGGAAGACAATGATAATCGAAACCTCTTTCTCCCGCGACTCTCCGCTGAATAAGAATATCGACGGAAGACTCCTCCTGCCCTGCCGTCAGGATGAACTGATAAACTGTTTGACAACTGTCATAGAGAAACGGAAAAAAACAGTTTTGTTTAACAATTCCCGGAAGGAGATTCTTCCGGAAGAGCGTGAAGAAAACAGCCGGATCCGCATACTGATTGCGGAAGATAACAAGATCAACCAGCTTGTGGCCATGAACTTTCTTAAAAAGCTCGGTTATTCGGCCGATCTGGCTGAAAACGGCGAGCAGGCTCTGGAAGCCTGCCGGAACCGGACCTATGATGCTGTTCTGATGGACCAGATGATGCCGGTTATGGATGGTATAGAAGCGACATCCCGCATACGTAATGGGGAAGGCGGAGAGGCGAATAAAAATGTGAAAATCATCGCACTGACGGCCAATGCCATGAAAGGCGACAGAGAAGCTCTAATTGAAGCGGGAATGGACGATTATATAGCCAAACCCATTGTTCTCAAAGATATACAGGAAATCCTCGACCGGAATCTGAAATCCAGTTAAAAAAAGCGAATACATTCTGGAAGACATATGCTATACTACTTAAGTAGTAACAATAAAATCTTCATTGTCTGATGTTCTGATATAAATAACCCCCGAAAATATCGGGAAATATATTGATTAAATCCATTTTTCACCTTTTTCGTAATTTTTAGCTTGCCAGATTGGATTTTTCGAATAATACTAACTTGTATTTAAAAAAAATATTCTTTAGTTATGGTTATTTCTGTAATGATAGGAGACAGTTATGGATGCAATAAACCCATTTGAAATGGCTCAGAGACAGTTAGATACAGCTGCAGCCAAATTAGGACTCGACGAAGGAACACATATGTTCCTGAGAAACCCTCAGCACGAAGTAAAAGTAAATATCCCCGTTAAGATGGATGACGGAACGACAAAAGTCTTTCAGGGATTCAGAATACAGCACAGCACGGCAAGAGGACCTGCGAAAGGCGGCCTCAGATGGCATCCCGATGAAACTGTCGATACAGTAAGGGCTCTCGCTACATGGATGACATGGAAAACTTCGGTTGTCGACATTCCCCTCGGAGGCGGAAAAGGCGGCGTCATCTGCGACCCCAAGACTCTTTCCGATTCGGAAAAAGAAAGACTGGCCAGAGCTTATATTAGAGCCGTATCCCGCGATATCGGAACTCTCAACGATGTTCCCGCGCCGGATGTCAATACGACACCCCAGATCATGGCCTGGATGATGGATGAGTTCGAAGCCATCAAAGAGGGTTCCTACCCCGGAATCATTACAGGAAAACCTCTCGCCCTGGGCGGAAGCAAAGGGCGGACCGATGCAACAGCCAGAGGCGGTCTTTTCACAGTAAGGGAAGCGGCTAAAAACATGAATCTGGACCTGAAAGGGAAATCCATGGTAATCCAGGGATTCGGAAATGTCGGTCGCTACTGCGCCATCCTCGCGGAAGAGATCATCGGAACAAAGGTAATCGCCGTCAGTGATGAGTACGGTGCGATCCTCAAGGAAGACGGACTCGATATCGATGAACTGGTAAAATTTTATGAAAGAACCGGTTCCGTAAAAGACTTCCCCGGAACAAAAGCCATTTCCAATGCGGAACTTCTTGAACTGGAGTGCTACATTCTGGTTCCCGCGGCAATCGAAGGTGTTATTACAGACAAAAACGTCAACAACCTCAAAGCCAAGATGGTTCTCGAGCTGGCAAACGGTCCCACTACACCGGAAGCCGATGATGTGCTCTACAAAAAAGGAGTCTTCCTGATTCCCGATTTCCTTGCCAACGCAGGGGGAGTCACGGTATCATATTTTGAGCAGGTACAGAATACATACAACTACTACTGGGAGCTCGATGAAGTTCACAGAAGGCTTGACGATAAAATGACAGCTGCGTTTCAGGCTGTTTACGAAATGGCTCAGGCTGAAAAGGTGGATATGCGTCAGGCTGCCTATCTGGTAGCGGTAAAACGCGTAGCCGAAGCGGTTAAACTCAGAGGTTGGGTTTCCTGACTCTGATTCAGCAGCGAATTTGAAGGGCAGCCTGCGGGCTGCCTTTTTTCATAAACAGGAGAAACGATGAACAGACCCGATGATATCCTTTTCAAACTTTTCACTTTGAATAAAAAAATGATCCCTTACAATGACATGATAGATAAGATCCTCCAGACTTTTCTTGACAAGCTTGAGAGTGACGGGATTCTCAGTGAAGAGGAACTTGAAATACTCACACTGGATTATTTACAGAATAATCCCGATCAGAAGGATAATCCCGGAATTCGCAGCGATTACCGGAATATGCTCATCGAATACTATTTCATCAACTCCCACCCTGAAGAGGATGTGGAAAACTATATCAACCTGGCCAGAAAGCATGAAAAGATAAAAGTCCTGGCCAGAGCCGTAACGAGAGAGAACAAATCTTCCAAAGAAATAAAGAAATACCTCGATGATTTCTGCCGCATACCCGCGGGAGACGTATATCTGCCTCTGAACGAAACCAAAGAGATTCGGGTCAAACTGATCGACAGGTTTATTTCCAATCAGCTTCCTTATATAGGCATAGCCAAAGACCATATCAATGTGAGGGACATCGGAAAACTGACCGATAATTTTTACGGTGCATCGAGTAAAACCGGTCGTGTCGGAGGAAAAGCGGCGGGTATTATCCTCGCCCACAAGATTCTGAAACCTTCGTTAGGTGAAATCGACGAGGAACTGGAAAAATACGTCACCACTCCCGAATCGTGGTTTTTCAACTCGGAAATGTTCAGCGACTTCGTCGATTACAACAACCTGCACTATTTTCACAGTCAGAAATACAAAAACCAGAGCGACCTGCGGCGGGATTTTGAAATAATCGATAAAACCATAATGGAAGCAGAACTTCCGCCTAATCAGAAGAAAATGATTAAAGGCTTTCTCGAAAAGATCGGCGATGATTCACCGCTGATTCTCCGCTCGTCCACGCTGCTCGAAGATAATATGGGTTACTCGTTTTCGGGAAAATACGACTCCATTTTTATCAGCAATCAGGGAAAAATCAAGGACAGAGTGGACGAGTTCATATGGGCTTTCAAGAAGGTTCATATCAGCACCTTCGCCCTTGACCCGATCATCTACCGCCAGGACCACGACCTGCTGGACTTCGATGAGAGAATGAATGTTCTGGTCCAGAAAGTCGTTGGACAGAAAGTCGGAAAATACTTCTTCCCCGCTGCTGCCGGCGTGGCTTTTTCCTACAACGGATACCGGTGGAACCCCAAGATAAAAAAAGAGGAAGGACTGCTCAGACTCGTTTACGGTCTGGGAACCAGAGCCGTGGACAGAGTCGGAAACGACTATCCCCGCATGATATCGCTGAGCCACCCCACGCTCCGGCCGGAAATTACCGCGCCTCAGATCCGGAAATACTCCCAGAAAAGTGTCGACGTCATAAATCTGGAAACAAAGGAACTGGAAACCGTTCCTTTTATTGATCTGCTCGACAGCGCGGAAAACAGTGAACTGCCGGAATTATTCAACGCCATATCGGTCAACAAAGAGGGGCATCTCGCGCCTCCCATGTTCAAATCGGATAAATTCGACCCTTCCGATGCCTGTATAACCTTTGATAATCTTATTAATAAAACACCTTTCATCCGGATCATGAAAAAAATACTGACTAAGCTTGAGGATGGATACCACAGACCGGTCGATGTGGAATTCGCCTGGCACGGCGACAAACTTTATATACTCCAATGCCGCCCTTTGAACATCAAGAAAACAAGCGAAAGCATAACCGTCCCTAAAAATATTCCCTCAAACCGAACCCTTTTCACCAACAGGAAGTGCATAACAAGCGAAATCATCAAGAACATAGGTAAAATCGTTTATGTGGATCCCAAAGCCTACAATCAGCTGGAAACCTATCAGGACAAAGTGGAAATCGGACGGGCTGTGCACAGTATCAACCAGGCGCTGGCGGGAGAGCGGTTTGCTCTTTTCGGTCCCGGCCGATGGGGAAGCAGCGATATAAGCCTCGGTGTAAAGGTCGGATACAACGATATCAACAAAACACTGATCCTGGGAGAAATTGCCTTCGAACAGAGCGGTTCAACACCGGAAGTATCCTTCGGAACGCATTTCTTCAACGACCTGGTGGAGGCTAACATTATCTCCATTGCCCTGTTTCCCGACAGAGAGGACACGATCTTCAATGAAGAGTTCTTCCTGAAGTCTCCCAATATACTCAGGGATATT
Above is a window of Spirochaeta isovalerica DNA encoding:
- a CDS encoding Hsp33 family molecular chaperone HslO, which produces MVKRKIENPDFLENSGNREQDKLTSFLLGGGKMRAVLCNGSLMINQMRANHQLQIAETLILGRNYLAASLLSANLKEEDVIKIQVSCSGPLGGLNVEADHNHNVRGYLFNNPINAPDPGSMALSDYFGAGVLSFTRLNRMTNKPFTGQIEIQYGNTARDLAYYFTASEQLATAFKLDVSFSDDGNVKGAGGLLIQALPGTDDELLLEAEKTILDLPSLGQWFADDKTSESFISERLASLEPQILASSDTEFFCPCSKERIRVHISALPDTDKQDIISKNDFPIKSLCHNCGTSYLFSREESMELFIKEKKLQ
- a CDS encoding PEP/pyruvate-binding domain-containing protein codes for the protein MNRPDDILFKLFTLNKKMIPYNDMIDKILQTFLDKLESDGILSEEELEILTLDYLQNNPDQKDNPGIRSDYRNMLIEYYFINSHPEEDVENYINLARKHEKIKVLARAVTRENKSSKEIKKYLDDFCRIPAGDVYLPLNETKEIRVKLIDRFISNQLPYIGIAKDHINVRDIGKLTDNFYGASSKTGRVGGKAAGIILAHKILKPSLGEIDEELEKYVTTPESWFFNSEMFSDFVDYNNLHYFHSQKYKNQSDLRRDFEIIDKTIMEAELPPNQKKMIKGFLEKIGDDSPLILRSSTLLEDNMGYSFSGKYDSIFISNQGKIKDRVDEFIWAFKKVHISTFALDPIIYRQDHDLLDFDERMNVLVQKVVGQKVGKYFFPAAAGVAFSYNGYRWNPKIKKEEGLLRLVYGLGTRAVDRVGNDYPRMISLSHPTLRPEITAPQIRKYSQKSVDVINLETKELETVPFIDLLDSAENSELPELFNAISVNKEGHLAPPMFKSDKFDPSDACITFDNLINKTPFIRIMKKILTKLEDGYHRPVDVEFAWHGDKLYILQCRPLNIKKTSESITVPKNIPSNRTLFTNRKCITSEIIKNIGKIVYVDPKAYNQLETYQDKVEIGRAVHSINQALAGERFALFGPGRWGSSDISLGVKVGYNDINKTLILGEIAFEQSGSTPEVSFGTHFFNDLVEANIISIALFPDREDTIFNEEFFLKSPNILRDIVPHYSSLENVIHIIDVKEATGGNLLHVYQDDEHQQGIGYFAP
- a CDS encoding ATP-binding protein; its protein translation is MGDGAPLHEALFENGVYPLIIMELKSERIIRVNNVFKEWFRTDEPSFRSISLRGGSKQLAVRLEQNPVVRDMELSIIHGNGKKVACLGTAHKIRENRTERTLIVIHESLETSRQTAVLKRKSFNLYTLSQNIDMAFWSVDTQMSLVDYNNHFSKLLETADKPVKPPLPDIMDVDWKARYEAALRGEKKEYNDFYRGKNLITKLSPIYTDYGEVAGVSATIRDITDEINRRKNLEVLHQRFNSILDSATDAAIIATDPQGIIRQFNRGASVMLGYTPEEIIGKRDLLHFYAPSFLREIKNYIRAEKGVRLKSSQIFSWLTDNPDLINNMEWRFINKQRRTIDVKISLSTVLMEDQSYAGILLIAQDISELKRIREELEISKMQAEEMSRTKTSFLANMSHEIRTPLNGIIGMADLLKNTPLTDMQQNQVSIVLKSANTLLLLINDILDYTRIEAGKFKLGLASFSMRNLLEDIIEMMAVSFKEKNIRFKVNIDEQVTDRLVGDPRRIKQILLNLVGNALKFTNKGFIEVQISQINEGMGDLTLYIRVIDTGIGISEEEKEKLFQSFSQADSSTTRKFGGSGLGLAISKELVSMMEGEIGMDSRPGEGSTFWFTIKLARDVRELENLKAIVINGNAVSRKALMRRLKSLHMEAAGASEFEDLTKKEIATADVILVHENLTNRDWRNSAGGKTMIIETSFSRDSPLNKNIDGRLLLPCRQDELINCLTTVIEKRKKTVLFNNSRKEILPEEREENSRIRILIAEDNKINQLVAMNFLKKLGYSADLAENGEQALEACRNRTYDAVLMDQMMPVMDGIEATSRIRNGEGGEANKNVKIIALTANAMKGDREALIEAGMDDYIAKPIVLKDIQEILDRNLKSS
- a CDS encoding Glu/Leu/Phe/Val family dehydrogenase — its product is MDAINPFEMAQRQLDTAAAKLGLDEGTHMFLRNPQHEVKVNIPVKMDDGTTKVFQGFRIQHSTARGPAKGGLRWHPDETVDTVRALATWMTWKTSVVDIPLGGGKGGVICDPKTLSDSEKERLARAYIRAVSRDIGTLNDVPAPDVNTTPQIMAWMMDEFEAIKEGSYPGIITGKPLALGGSKGRTDATARGGLFTVREAAKNMNLDLKGKSMVIQGFGNVGRYCAILAEEIIGTKVIAVSDEYGAILKEDGLDIDELVKFYERTGSVKDFPGTKAISNAELLELECYILVPAAIEGVITDKNVNNLKAKMVLELANGPTTPEADDVLYKKGVFLIPDFLANAGGVTVSYFEQVQNTYNYYWELDEVHRRLDDKMTAAFQAVYEMAQAEKVDMRQAAYLVAVKRVAEAVKLRGWVS